Within Bombus fervidus isolate BK054 chromosome 3, iyBomFerv1, whole genome shotgun sequence, the genomic segment ataaatgatgTTACATGAACTTTTAGCAAATATGATACTTATAAAgccataaattaaataaaaggaaGTTTCTTGCTCTCTTAggtatttttttacattttgttaaacgaatattcttttgttcgtgacatatgtattattaaatgtaCCTATCACCTGAATATGTGTGTCAATATAATTTGGGTATACGAAGATAACGAAAAAAACAAATAGAGAAGAATTTTTTCAGGATGAGAAAGATGGAACATACTCCTATTTTCTTAAtcaattagaaataattagaaattagtTAGAAACTAAGAGAAACATATATGTGTAGCATAGTAACATTTGTATATTCATGATCCACATATGGTTATGTTAggttaaatgtatattttagaaataaatgttaataaaaatggaataGTGTATGGTgagaatagaatttgaataaacgatatttataagtataattatcatatgaaattaaatattacgtcGATATATTTGGAATATAGATTGAAgacacaattttttatattgtacttatatataatgttaaatacgAAACGAAAATAGTATTTAGTTACaattcatatataatatatgattgttttgtatatgTCCCTATATAaatcatatgtatatttactcGTATCCTATAGGtacgtaatatacatataacatacACAAACAAATTTCTCCGTATTTCagtgtaaaaattaattaatatacaaagataatatatacatactgcCACATGTTTTGCCAAATATTCCAAAAAGGTTAGGACCTACTTTATGTCGCTcgtttttattatacgtatgacACATGCCACACATTCTGAGAAATAAAGCTTTCCCATGTACTGGATCTCCCATCCTCGCACAAAAATTTCCTCTCAGTGAAAAAGGTTACATCGATTGTTTGTGTAATAATTGAAGGTTAATGTTTTATCATTCCTCTAAGTCCTAAGTTGATCGATTGCAATATAACTTGAAGTTTTCAAATAAGGGATATTTTGATCAATTTAGTTTTCTATGGACATGAATCTATTTGTCTTTCTCAGATCATctatagttttattttaaacctACCATTAGACGATCGTACAGACCGTAAGAAAAATTGCAGTTGAGTTAATCAATCTAtgaaattaatcgataatTACAGATACTGATAATTAACTTGAGGttgattaaaaacattaattattaattacaatttaattaaaactttatttgTTGCTAAAGAACTAAATTACTAATTTAATTCTTGATTTAATTGATGATTACTTAATAAACTATttcaattgtaattaaaaattgttaaacttattatatattattattatattattatttattattattattattatattatttattatattattattttatattatattatatattatattattattttatttattatattatcattattatattattatatattattcaagCGTGTAAAACATATATGATTAATTGTTAATCTATATCTTCGCttactttaataaaaatgtattgctTTCTGCAACAAGTTATTCTTTTAACAATCATCGTTactaatttctaataatttcttttatatgaaaataggTCATAAGAACAAACTAttaatctatttattatatttcatttaattaccTATTTTGTAAAGCttaatattttctgtatttttattgtctgtaaaatacaataattattacagGAACGAGTATTCGAAGAATTAAACGAGATTTTCGGGGAATCAAAGAGGCCTTGCACCTTCCAAGATACTCTAGGAATGAAATATCTCGAAAGAGTAATTTACGAAACATTAAGACTTTTCCTATCCCTTTATTTCTCCttaatatgtaatacataCAACTAGAAGTTAAAATCTTGCTGCCACATTTCCAGAACTAATGgacattaaataataattattttactatacttttctttattggcatatttctattatcatttaaaataatttttcgaaatgtCCCCATTGGTTTAAAAtcagattaaaaatattaaagcgtacagattaattatacatacttgcaattttaatttatataaatgacattaatgtaaataatataatcgactacatttttaatatgagaatttgtttatgaaatttgtatagaaattagttttttcaaaaatattacgcCTTCTTCTACCAAAAATCATTCATATTTAAATCCGTTACAAATGAACAGGTTTTGTCCCACGAACAATTctgttaatgaattaatattgcctgaaaatgtataatatttactcAGATTATTCGAATGTcttcgtaaaaattaattctatcaGATTCCTCGATATCAACGATTGCtagttaaaatattgtttaaagtTCAACTCTGTATTATCGACAGTTTATTGCTTAAAACCGTATTAAATACAATTCATCTGATGTATCTTACGATTCTTTTACAGTgacgaaattatttattaccaaAAGATTATACGATTTTGATTATAGAGTTCATCGATTGAAAAAATTCTATCCAAACCCTGATGTGTTTGATCCTGATAACTTTTTGCCGGAAGAAATGCAGAAGACATTGTTACTTGTTCATTCCTTTTAGCGCAGGGCCAAGgtaatttttttcttcattttcgcATCAGTTCATTAATCTTATCgttatgtttattattattcttatccttatattttacataattgtaTAGGCATAATGTGAAATAAGTAATTAAAGTATATATACAAAGTCGGCTTTGCCCATACAATGTCAGCATTACGTACCACTGCCTGACGAAGTCCGAAAAAATAGTTGAATAGCGAACATGGGACGCTGTAATGTGAGCAAAATTGACATCGTTCAGTCACCATTATTTCTTTGTGAAGCTTCGAGAGGTTTATAGTGGATACATTGTAGATAATGATAAATTCTTGCGGCTACCGTTGCGCTAAGTTGTTCCTGTTTTATTCCTTTCAATTATACCGTTCCTTTTATAACGAAGTATCGGTATTGGGTtatgcatataaatatttcttctaaaatttataccgagtaatattattgaataataaatgtcAGACttagaaatgaataaaataggAACAAACTGTCTCTCATCGACCGcacatttttatcgaaactCACATGACTCTAATCTGATCTATTTCTATGCTTAATGAAATACTATTTGTCGgtgattttctaaatttttaccTAGTATTGCCAACCTTAAAAGCTgcaaaagttttataaaattcaaaccAACGGtgtttttcaaaaatatataatgataaaaacaatagaaataataaaaagaataataaaagtaaaagatgTCCGGATTCTAACTtccattaataaatttactttgATGGAAAGCGGCAACGTATTTATGTTGACACTTTACTGACCGATTAATCGGCTTTTTGTCGCCAacaatctttctcattatttgagcaataatttgttatttagtactaaAGTACCTTGCTCAGTTGCGTCAGTTGCATTTCTTTGTAAACTTTCATACTTATATACCAATTTGAGAAACATACCGTTCGagatgaacgaaaagaatggtattgAATAGTCTAAACCGAAACAGAGCCGGCGCCAGGGAAAATCTGCGCCTGAGATGCCGGTCAGATGTACGTATGCTGTTGAATCGCTagcggtcggtaaagtgttaattaaagaaaacgtTTCATATGTCAGAAGTAGActgtgaatatttatgcatttatggaaaaattaaagctataaaaatgtacagaatgcaTGTAATACGCAAAGGTATATAAAGTAATCAAAATATGACACTtgttatgatatttaatgaGTAAAACAGACCTCTGCGAGGTTTCATTTccgatttttataaatgtgatTGTGtcttatgttattatattgcaTTGTTTTTTTAGATCATGCGTGGGAAGGAAGTACGCGATATTGAAGTTGAAGGTTTTATTGTCGACGATCCTGCGGAACTACAAGATCCTGTCGGATCTCACAGAAAAGGACTTCCGGCTGAAGGTTGACATTATTCTCAAAAGAGTAGACGGCTTCCGAATGAAAATCGAGCCACGAAACAAAGGTAATCAGGAGGTTCACGTTTAAATGAAGTTCTCATAGATGATtcgttttacattattaacGTTAACAGTAATAACATGTTCAAAATATCTGCACACGCTTTTGTGAGTAATATAAAGTGgattatgatataaataaacattatattaggtatatatagatatgtataggtatattataagaaaaacaTTCAAGGCTTCTTATAtgtatgaataaattatttttatatacaatgaTTGCATATACTATAAATGGCACAAGtgttaaaattatatctaGGTTTAGTTATAAAATCTTGcataacattttttgttttttgaaTTCCTGAAAAGACGTCGCAGAATACTTAAAAAGGACCTATTTATAGCATGTTGCATATAAATACGATTCtgagataataaaatattaaagtagtaaaaattcattttaaggAACTACTCGTTCACGGTTATTTTATCTCATACTAGCAATCATCATCTACTGACCATGTTGTAAAATTACCTGTTGTCCCTGTAgacgtaaataatattatacaatactgtataaaaatatgtgtaatattaaataatttaactgTCGTTAAATACCACATTCCAAATTCATCTTTCGTTTCTCATAGTGACTAccgctatatatatatatatacttacatataTGCTATACAAGATATATATCCTCtaatcttattatttttcatgaactacatttaacaaattatgaattaatatctaataaaaaaaattaaaaacaaatcgTTTTTTAAAAGTCGTACACAAAGATTATTatagaatgctttcttcatttatttcttatttttacatttaataatagtTGCCACGATACGTACAACaactgaaatataaaatattcatttcagTGTCATTCGCGTCAGACTTAGAATTGGATACAAGATTTGTCTATGCACACTGGATATAATATTATGGCTTATACTTAACAggtttaaattaattgaaatttgtggTTTTCCCGAATGCTCGTAAAGCGTTTTACGATAGGATATGTAAGAAGTTTAACTGATATGTATATCTGAAAAAGATAAAtgactacatatcgttgtaaaGATTTGTACATTGTATCTCACACTGCAATAATTAACGCTATGAGTAACTCCCAATTGAcaacaattttcattttacgaacaaatattttgtaaaaaagtatttttaattgccgtaaaaaaatatctaaatttatttttgtacaaaagAGTTTCTACTATTAAATAGCAAAGACGTGTATTACACACAAggtctttctccctctctctcttcttttgcATCAATCTGCAGAAAAGGAACCGGAAGTTTGGGCAGCAATTTTATCCATCCGTTCCTTCCTCCTCTTTGGTAAATCTACTGAAAGGAACTGTACTGTCCATGGAATAACGAACAGGACGTTCATTAATATAAGGGCAAGCTGACAGACTACGAAACTGTTGGTCCAATCTTTCAGGAATCCTGAAAgagattatttatatttaaaaattcgctTTCATCTCCTTATAGTAAATACGTATGCTTTTTACATTTCGTTCGTCATTAATATTTGAGTAAAACATTGATTTCGAGTAAAAGTgattaataatgataaaacatttgtatttacaatatttttatttttacgaccacatcgtatttttctattactagGAGATTTTTTAAGTTTGAttttaagattttttaaagtaGTGTAACTAAAGTtaccattaatttttaagatattGTTTTCAGAAGATTATGGTAATTCTACTTACCAACAATTGGACCAAATAATATAGAGATCACTCCGTTAATAGCGCCAGCAATTCCGTATGCTGAAGCAAATTTATCAATACTGATATCTTCTATAATGACCAATGGCTGAGGAACCAATAACCATGATCTAATCATTCCTATAACTGTTATCATCACAAACGTACCGATCAAGGTATCATTGTACAACAAGTAtcctgaaaaataaattcagacTTTTAGAGCTATACATGTTTCTATGCATCGCGATAGTAGCTTGAACcgaaacaaaaaattgtttataattttgaGAATATGTATTAACTTTCCAATCTATGTTTACTaagatctttttctttttttggatTTAGCAAATATGATTTACTCTCAAAATTTTGAAACACTTTCTTGCAGCAACTTTATAATTCGTCCTTTTGTCATTTACAATATTGGAATTGCTGTATTATATTAAAGTTTGATGCATATAATTTACTAACCAACTTTTGCGAACGCCATACAAATCATAGCGACGAAGAATATGTACTTCGCTTTGACTTTTACCAACAAGATGAAAATTGTGAGTAAAATCTTGGATACCAATTCCGCGGCTGCGGAGATAGTAATCGCTTGGGCTGCTTGACTCTTCGTGTAACCATTGTTGGTTATCATCAGTGGCAAAAAATAGATAAACGTGAAATCGCTCGATATAACAAAACTAGTGCCCAGACAAATGTTTAGAAAaccacaattttttaaaagtggGATTTCCAAAAGTTCATCCAATATTTCTCtacaatgttaaaaattttcttattgatcttcgatgttttttaaataaattatatattataagaaatttaatagaatatgaaaattcatattcaGTAATTGActtattataaagaaattagaaaGGAATAGAGAGTTGAGAATGATAATGGTATAAGTCAGTTTATTGCtcgtttctataaaataatattctgcaTATGTTACTGcaaaaaaatttatgatattttctcAAATCATGGGATCATTGCGACTGAGAACATAGTTACTTAATTATAAAActtaattaattctaaaacgaaatgaatattttcgaaaattgaaatgtatgaataaattcaaatttctaaaaactTAACTTACACCATTATGATTTTCAATTTGACAAGTGCAAGAGATGTTGCAGACTGTTTAAAGGCTAACAATAAAGGAAAGTATGTAAGAATAATTCACGTACTCTAAGTGACCTTTACCGATATCCTTTTCTTCCTGCATAGAAACTTGAACTCCTTTCTCTATTCGtttttctttagttttctcaggATGATGCTGCCTAGTGTCCACTAAACTGCCAATACCTGTCATCAAATTCATTAAACTTGATGATGACAAGGTCGATAGTCGTCGTGTTAGCAACTCGCGCATTGATCCAGATCTTATTCGGTTGCATATTCTGCCCTCTAACTCCGATATTGAAGCTACCCTTTTTGCGGGTGACTGTATTTAACAGAAcatgtaaatttaataaataaagtgcGAAATTGAGACCTttactaaaaataattgttctaaTATACTTAAATAGTTGAAAAACTTATAATAGAAATGACTCGTTTCCATATCTGCATTTTTCCAGGACAACAAAAAACAATACTTTAAGAACTTTAATTTTCGTTCAATAcatttcgattttttaaacataatatTCATGATATTACACAGGGTGTCCCAGCAGAATACAATCGTTTAAATATCTGCCTTCTTTATAGTTGTATGAAAAAAACTTTTCAAGACAACTGATTTCTCTCGTATGTCTTTCTTAATacgtatttcttctttcaaagTATCAATATCAGAACAAcgtataaaatttactttcaaTGCTCCAATCAAAAGCGGAACCTGTTTTCCGCTTTCGCCCTTGAGACTCGTTAAGCTGCTCCATCTGGTTTTTGCAGGAGTTCGTATAACTTCACTGTAACGACGATTTGAGAATACTATACCGCGCAACTTCCGTTCTTCTCTCTCGCGCATCTTCTCCGCGCGAACTTCTTCCGGTTTCTTCGCATGCCATTCGACAGGGTGCATCATCGTCATACCGACAATGCAGTTCAAACTCATAGCACCCGTCATCAATGCTGTTCCTATAACGCAATAAAAGTTAGGGATCAGATACTCGAGAACTTTCTGTTATAGCTGCGATTAAGAATTCTTAAAACCCAGATAGTGCTTGATGTAGCGGCGTATGAAAATCTACTGGTCGATTAAGTGGCGAATTCTCTATTTGCAAATGTATGAGTCGTGGATTTATAAACTGGTCGAATGGTTAAAGAATTGTAGACTGAGGAGGAGAAAGCGTGGCCGAAGTTACAATGTGTCATTCGATTATATTATAAGTGCGACAAATCGTTTCTGTTGTCAAAATGTGAAACATTCTATATCTTGATGTGTACCAGCATCGGGGATACATATGGGTCATTGATTAATTCGTTTATGAAGATTAaagcaatttaaaattcattatgcTCATTTTCAGACTCCAAGAACGAATTAATAGAATACCATAGTattagttaaatattatattatttagaaaataaagtatttaaatatcgatAGCAAATAAATTCTGACATTTTTGAATGAAtgttttttgaaaataaaatctccAATGCAATTTTGTTGCCCTTGATTTTTGTCTTGTTTTGAATGGCAGAATCTCCctcaattaatttatatcacgATTAAACCTAAAaaccaaaaatatttaatgagcGAAGTAAGACAGTTTTAGACAGCTGTGTTTGTTACAGTGAGCGcaacatttttaattgtgATGCTTTATATTTTGCATGATTGTTATGATCGAACAAATGCAAGTTGACATGTTagcatatataattatatagtttaatattaataatatattaatattatcaatataaaaagaaatttacctCGAAACCCATATATCCTCATCATTTTTTCAATACATATAGGATAGGCGATTGCACCTAAGCTGATGATAACTTGGGCTCCGCTCATTACCTAAATAGCAAgaatttctctaaaaaaaaCTAAGAATATAAGTATGTTAACAATTATATCGGCCAGTGGCCCTGCATTTACGTACTGACGCCCTTTTCTTTACGAAGTAAGCATTGAAGTTCGTGTTGCAAATGGTAATAATAAGACCAAGACCCATTCCTTGGAGAAAATTTAAGAAGGCCATTTCGTAAACAGTTGTAACAAAAGCCAGACAGATATTTGGTAACGAGAAGAGCACCGCACCAAATACCCCCACGGGCCTCATAGAATACCTCTTTAATAGCGAGTTGGTCATTAAACCTGAAATTAATAGATATTCGTGATGTAGACCTTTCATAATTGTGAGATACTttagtttaaaataattttatatttttcaataaaatttaaagtagGTGTTGCAATAAGGAAACAGCTCTATTTTCtagtaatttcaataaatcaaCAAGAGTCAACCGGGAATCAAGTACTTTCtcaaacatataaatattaattatattaataaatattaatagtcaaataatattcatattaataaaattttgcgaCTTTGTATATAAAACTTCTAAATATTGAAAACTATATCCCCGTTCCTCTGCAAAAAATACAATTCAAATATTAGGATTGTCTCTTTATTGCTGCAAATAGTTTATCTCCTAGAGTCTAAGTCCCGCAGTTTACTTAAGTTTTCACTTTTAAATAGTGGAAGCACATTTACcaattaaaaagtatttacacTAACAACAAATATAACCATCGCATCACCGTAAGCATTATACTTATTCATAAATCTTTAAATCACTTTTATGTGATTTACAGATTTACAGATAGACATCGTAACTTATTATAAAGAACgttcaaataaaatgtaaattacattaaattggTCAACCGGTTTAATTATTCTACAAATAAGCAAATGATTAAACGTATGCAATAATTAGAATCTGCTGATTCATCTATAAAGTAATGAAATCCCACTTCTGCAAATAGTCTATAGTCTTCGACACGAATTCTTTATCAACATTGTTCTTTGATAAcaatgaatgaaataaaaatttgttttaaatgtAGAAGTTATCAATACGAGAAATTAGATCCATAGTGCAATCAAAACAGTTCATAGCATTCTGAGCTCTAGTTGAAGAATCCCACTTCAGACTAGAATCATTGTAAGAACTAtattagaaaacaaaatacGTTTTCCTAAACTCCTTTACACTTTTTAGCTTTATCGTATTTTTCGGTTCCTTTCTTATTATTCAATGCAAATATTATTCGGCATAATTCAAAATACCGaaaattttaaggaaaattttattttaaactttaacattttaataagTCTTTCATAGGAAGACAAAGAACTattgaattaatatattcaaactacaattttttatttcgtgcaaacattaaataattaattacttgtCTATTGTTTTGACTGCTTAACTTTTTACTTAGAAGTACCCAAAATTATTGTGTTGCGTATGTAAactaatgatattaataaattgtatgACATATCCaatgcaaataaaaatgtagtatacttattattacattatattgttattttgCCATAAAATCGTTAACTATAATTGTTTTGCAATTTCGCTCTTATCTAATACCCGTAAAGCTATAAAAGATTTACATAACAATTCGTGGGCCGCCGTCATACGCTTATCGGTAGTGTTTTCagtatttgataatatttagtaaaaaacgCATGATAGTCTTTATGATAATCTAATTGCACTTATAATTATATCAGGTAACTCTAAACACTATATAACATCTTAGTACTGAAATACacagaaagatatataatttgtaatgtaGTACAGATTTATTTTCTAACATAAACAATCaatcataaatttcattttatttgaaacaatttgataatatatagtgagcaatgaaattattgaaaattatatatcctaatttaattttgatgagaatattatttttattcacaaGGGCAATGACACCATCGACTATGAATAAatcaatgttaaatataatttatatattcgaAGGAAGATAGAATAGTAACCATAAAAAGTACAACTCATAACAttatggaaataaatattgtatgaAGTGtacctattttatatttctttaatttattattcgatcAACTATTATCGTTATATGAACTGTTATTATCATAAAATGGTATTATCAATTCAATCACTAAGAACGTGAATTACACGTGagtctaaaaatatattgtaacaaCACGTCAGGATTTCCAAGCATAAAGTCTAAAATTATTCAGCGACGTTTATTACTTTCATATTCTTTTGTAACAAAGCATATTAAGAAGTAAATATATCTAActataaaatgtaattgtaaaatagaCATGATCAGCTTCGTAATAGTTATTTTCCATTAGCATTTCCAAACTCAtctgttttaatatttcaaaatcaatTATTGAAAGACAcattgtttaatatatttcttttcctgttaaatttaaaatccttatttttatgtttttattttaatatcttgcaGTTATTgaaaaacttttaattatactacaatcataatttaattatctctttatgttcctttattttattgaattattatactgaaaaataatattttttatagaaaatttgtctCTGCAATCTATTATTGGATTTCTGTTATTGATATCgtggataaataaaaaagaaatatgacaTTGAACGCGTGTATTAAAGCTGTAAATTAGGGCAAGGCACATTATTTGTACAGATAAATGTCATTTTCACTTCCTGGTGTCTACACATGTTCATTCCACGTAgataaacataaaatacatGTGATCAAATCAGACGAGTAATAATGATATATCTCTTACAGTTTGAAAAGAATTcatgcatatatgtacatgtatacagAGCGAATCATAAGTATATGTCCTGTTCATGTCCATATTTCAGGGAGTGAATCTACACAGAAAAATAAGTAAGAAGGGTTTTAAGAACATATGTcctacatattttaattttcaagttgtggataattaaaaaaaatgttcgaaGTGCCTGCTTCGTACCCTGGCAAACAGTATTACACGTCATAACATTGAGTATTCTTCTTGAGTATTCACGGAGTCTCAAATCCATTTTGCATCTATTCTGttaaggaatatttttattgtaaaaaggaaagaaggcaaaattttaatgattttttgtaATCATCCATAACTCGAAAACTAAAGATACGTGGGATATATAGTCAGggtttttacttattttaatgCATAGATTCACCGCTTAAAGTATGGAGACATATATTCATGATTCACCCTGTATATTGTACCTACCGATTCCATTGcgatgataaaaaaaataaaaagtggGACAGGCTGCTTACCAGCAATTGAAAATGTTATCATAAAAACGGAATTGAAAAGTGTCATTGCTGTGCCAGCTTGACCAGTTGCTTCAAGAAAGTCTCCAAATATTATTGCAAATGATGTAGTTGGTCCAAATGTTGTaatctaaaaaagaaaaaattaattgcatGTTATAAAAGTAATCATGGAAAAAAAGATGATTCTTATACAATATTCAATCAATTTGATAATTCTCACATGTTATAAGAAATACTTATGCcatcataaaatttatgacgaatgaaataattactgttctgcattattttattttaatagatgAATTACAATTATGTCTTTAATGCCTCATTGTCCCAAAGTACTAAACTTCATTTTATTCGTAAGTTAAAATTCACATACTTAATGATAtcgcaaaaataaaatttaaagaagtgttaataattgaaaaacaatataatcagctattaataaaaagatgcttttgaaatatatctactctaaataatttgtattttccttTGACTAGTAAaaaagtatatacatattaagtATAAAATGCGCAATATTTGCGTAAGTAATAACTTTACTGAAtggtacatttatatattttatgattatatATACGAAATGATACCGATATTGTCTCTTAATTGTTATAAGAAATCTGAatgagtaaataaaattaaacgatgaaagaagagctaaaggagaaaaattgcaaaatttatgtttaatacTAAAAGAACATAAATACTAACAAATACTAGTATCATAGCAAAAGCTACCATCCACCCCCAGCCACCATCTGGAGCCAAGTCTTCTAATGTAATTtcatcatcgtcatcgtcataTTCTTCTCCCTTGTAAGGTAACAAAGCGTTACTTTGAAGTTTCTTTTCATTCTCGGTAAAGACCATCGTAGTTGCATCCATTGTGGTTGTTCCATTACTCTTAGCTACCGTCATATTCTTATCAAAtctacatataaaaaaaaatatttgttaatgaACTGCTTTGACTATTCACTATTATATTAAGAATTGTGTTTAATATTTCTcaatctttttctatttttagaattttacattttaatcctCATCAGTTTTATATGCAaacacaattttaattaataagtaaataacTAAGTTGAAAACAATAAGTTAAAAATTACCGCTTTAGTATCAGTATTAAGTATTTTTAAGGACTATAAATAGAATCTAACAATATAAAGCGTCCctggaaaaaatattctttttaaatgaaatgagAGAAAAGCCATCTTATACACatatgtaatgtataacggcataattaaatgaatattataatacattttcgGTATAGTTATTATCTTCGTTGTTACAGAACTGAAATCATCATCAAAGTGATCCAAACGTctgttaacactagaactaccacgccagtcaaaatgactggtttgacaattttatcttaaaattCTTACTTCATGTTACAGTTTTTCTCCGCAATGACGTAATAACTTTTTCAGGGATAGCTaaaggaataatataatgaactttaattttgttttatt encodes:
- the LOC139998482 gene encoding uncharacterized protein isoform X2; protein product: MTVAKSNGTTTMDATTMVFTENEKKLQSNALLPYKGEEYDDDDDEITLEDLAPDGGWGWMITTFGPTTSFAIIFGDFLEATGQAGTAMTLFNSVFMITFSIAGLMTNSLLKRYSMRPVGVFGAVLFSLPNICLAFVTTVYEMAFLNFLQGMGLGLIITICNTNFNAYFVKKRASVMSGAQVIISLGAIAYPICIEKMMRIYGFRGTALMTGAMSLNCIVGMTMMHPVEWHAKKPEEVRAEKMREREERKLRGIVFSNRRYSEVIRTPAKTRWSSLTSLKGESGKQVPLLIGALKSPAKRVASISELEGRICNRIRSGSMRELLTRRLSTLSSSSLMNLMTGIGSLVDTRQHHPEKTKEKRIEKGVQVSMQEEKDIGKGHLEEILDELLEIPLLKNCGFLNICLGTSFVISSDFTFIYFLPLMITNNGYTKSQAAQAITISAAAELVSKILLTIFILLVKVKAKYIFFVAMICMAFAKVGYLLYNDTLIGTFVMITVIGMIRSWLLVPQPLVIIEDISIDKFASAYGIAGAINGVISILFGPIVGFLKDWTNSFVVCQLALILMNVLFVIPWTVQFLSVDLPKRRKERMDKIAAQTSGSFSAD
- the LOC139998482 gene encoding uncharacterized protein isoform X1 → MTVAKSNGTTTMDATTMVFTENEKKLQSNALLPYKGEEYDDDDDEITLEDLAPDGGWGWMVAFAMILVFITTFGPTTSFAIIFGDFLEATGQAGTAMTLFNSVFMITFSIAGLMTNSLLKRYSMRPVGVFGAVLFSLPNICLAFVTTVYEMAFLNFLQGMGLGLIITICNTNFNAYFVKKRASVMSGAQVIISLGAIAYPICIEKMMRIYGFRGTALMTGAMSLNCIVGMTMMHPVEWHAKKPEEVRAEKMREREERKLRGIVFSNRRYSEVIRTPAKTRWSSLTSLKGESGKQVPLLIGALKSPAKRVASISELEGRICNRIRSGSMRELLTRRLSTLSSSSLMNLMTGIGSLVDTRQHHPEKTKEKRIEKGVQVSMQEEKDIGKGHLEEILDELLEIPLLKNCGFLNICLGTSFVISSDFTFIYFLPLMITNNGYTKSQAAQAITISAAAELVSKILLTIFILLVKVKAKYIFFVAMICMAFAKVGYLLYNDTLIGTFVMITVIGMIRSWLLVPQPLVIIEDISIDKFASAYGIAGAINGVISILFGPIVGFLKDWTNSFVVCQLALILMNVLFVIPWTVQFLSVDLPKRRKERMDKIAAQTSGSFSAD